A DNA window from Deinococcus gobiensis I-0 contains the following coding sequences:
- the vapC gene encoding type II toxin-antitoxin system tRNA(fMet)-specific endonuclease VapC: MSVTHLLDTNTCIYIINRRPPGVAEKFAQFSPDAIGLSSITLAELHFGVAKSGSTKNLKALEAFLEPLEVLPFSAAASVLYGRIRTELERQGQPIGAMDLLIAAHALTLGVTLVTHNRREFDRVAGLQIDNWFSPEVR, from the coding sequence ATGTCCGTCACCCACCTCCTCGACACGAACACCTGCATCTACATCATCAACCGTCGTCCCCCAGGCGTCGCTGAAAAGTTCGCGCAGTTTTCACCGGACGCCATCGGTCTGTCGAGCATCACCCTTGCCGAACTGCATTTTGGCGTAGCCAAGAGCGGCTCGACCAAGAACCTCAAGGCGCTGGAGGCTTTCCTTGAACCTCTGGAAGTGCTGCCCTTCAGTGCGGCCGCCAGCGTCCTGTATGGCCGCATCCGCACCGAGTTGGAGCGGCAGGGCCAGCCGATCGGCGCGATGGATCTCCTGATTGCTGCTCATGCCCTGACCCTGGGCGTCACCCTCGTGACCCACAACCGCAGGGAGTTTGACCGGGTGGCTGGCCTCCAGATCGACAACTGGTTCAGTCCGGAAGTTCGCTGA